One Leptolyngbya subtilissima AS-A7 genomic window, GCGGGAGCTGAGTTTTGTGATCAACCTGCCCTTTAGCCGCATCTCGATACGCGGACAAAAGACTCGCTGGGCCAGTTGCTCTAGCAACAAAAACATCAGCCTTAACTACAAGCTGCTGTTCTTGCCCCCGGAGTTGGTGCACTACGTCTTCGTTCATGAGCTGTGCCACACCGTGCATATGAATCATTCCGCCGCTTTTTGGCAGCTGGTGGAAGAGAAGCAGCCAGGGCATCAGCGGTTTCGGGATGAGATCCGCGATGGGTGGCAGTACGTTCCCCGCTGGGTCGAAGACTAAAAGATTTTTGTGATCAAAGCTAATCTTCAAGCACCGGGTTGTGTGACAGATATCTGATAAAAGCCAAGTCTGCCGCCGGGGCCATTTCGCTGGCCATAGACCCCCGGCTCCGCGCGTCCTGCGGCCTACGAGAATGGCGTTCCGCCGCCCTTTACCCTACGGAAAGGACTAGCTGATCATCGGTTTAAACCTATGTTCTGAAAATGTGCCTGTGGGCGGCACAACCCCTGAGGTTCCAGACTGTGTTCTAGGCTATCGGCACATATCTAAACAGAAGTTCGATCACTTAACTCAAAATCCAACACTCCCCTACTCTCCCACCCATCCACTCTCCCACCCGTCCACCCTCCTACCCATCCACTCCCTCACTCCCCATGCCCCTTCACCCTCTGCAAACTCCCCACAGTGGCTACCACTGGGATGGCAAAGACAATCGATTCTTCGAAGGTTGGTATTTTCGGCTCACGCTGCCGGAGGCTCGCCAGACCTTTGCTTTTATGTACTCCATTGAAGGCCATGTTGGAGGACAGCCCCACAGCGGCGGCACGGCACAAATTCTAGGTCCGGATGACAGCTACTTTTGGCGCACTTTTCCCGATGTGGGGCAATTTTGGGCTTGGGAAGAGGGTCTGGGGCTAGGCCACTGGCGGGGAAAAACCAACACTCAGCCTCGCCTGCTGTCATCGTCAGAATTTAAGGACCAAATATCAGAGGGCTATCAGGTGACGGCGACCTGGCATCAGGGTTATTTGAATGATCCTGTTCTAGGATCCGTGGCTTGGCAGTATTACACCGAGCCAGTCTATGGCTGGGGTAGCACTGGCCAACCTCAGCAATCCACCGCCGGTCTCCTCTCTAGCCTGCCAATTTTTGAGCCGGGCTGGCAAATTCTCATGGCCCACGGCCACGCCACGGGGTGGATTGAGTGGCAGGGGCAGCGGTATGAGTTCGCCAATGCCCCTACCTATAGCGA contains:
- a CDS encoding tocopherol cyclase family protein, giving the protein MPLHPLQTPHSGYHWDGKDNRFFEGWYFRLTLPEARQTFAFMYSIEGHVGGQPHSGGTAQILGPDDSYFWRTFPDVGQFWAWEEGLGLGHWRGKTNTQPRLLSSSEFKDQISEGYQVTATWHQGYLNDPVLGSVAWQYYTEPVYGWGSTGQPQQSTAGLLSSLPIFEPGWQILMAHGHATGWIEWQGQRYEFANAPTYSEKNWGRSFPQKWFWLNCNAFDGVPDLALTAGGGRRQVLTWMESVAMVGIHHSGKFYEFVPWNARVTWHITPWGYWHMQCERPDYVVEVTGTTDLPGIPLRAPTHDGMAFCCRDTALGDLSLKLWQRRGSELDLIIAATSTQAGLETGGGPWDEPWVKE